A DNA window from Oscillatoria sp. FACHB-1406 contains the following coding sequences:
- a CDS encoding CPBP family intramembrane glutamic endopeptidase, giving the protein MAATALLLLTVAKVWQYLGSISILSLQFSPKAFLIGVGLALAITISSGLLYQFWADYRRSANYYLELVLKPLVLPDYIWLGLLPGMSEELLFRGVMLPALGANTVAVVLSSVLFGILHLSGTKQWPYAVWATAIGLTLGFSAILTGNLLVPIIAHVLTNFLSGCLWKLNNKAA; this is encoded by the coding sequence ATGGCAGCAACAGCCTTATTGCTATTAACGGTGGCGAAAGTGTGGCAATATCTCGGCTCGATTTCAATCTTATCGCTGCAATTTTCCCCGAAAGCTTTTTTAATCGGTGTCGGACTCGCCCTCGCCATTACGATCTCGAGCGGTTTGCTTTATCAGTTTTGGGCGGACTACCGCCGCAGCGCTAATTATTATTTAGAATTAGTCCTCAAACCGCTGGTTTTACCCGATTATATTTGGCTGGGATTGTTACCGGGAATGAGCGAAGAACTATTATTTCGCGGCGTGATGCTGCCAGCACTAGGTGCGAATACAGTAGCCGTGGTTCTTTCTAGTGTTTTATTCGGTATCCTGCACCTGAGTGGGACGAAACAATGGCCCTATGCAGTTTGGGCAACCGCGATCGGTTTAACTTTAGGGTTTAGCGCTATCCTGACCGGCAATTTACTCGTTCCGATTATCGCTCACGTTCTCACTAACTTTCTCTCGGGTTGTTTGTGGAAATTGAATAACAAAGCAGCCTAG
- a CDS encoding gamma-glutamylcyclotransferase family protein, with the protein MQGEAGESETIDIFVYGTLLPGECNHFYLARSSLIADDAIDNAELFNCGAYPMLRPGSGKVYGKCYRVPLTDLGAIDELEEHPNFYYRQWVQLASGRETWTYFGPEKEAQQYPKIPSGSWQDR; encoded by the coding sequence ATGCAAGGTGAAGCCGGAGAGAGCGAAACAATCGATATTTTCGTCTACGGGACGCTCCTGCCGGGAGAATGCAATCATTTTTATTTAGCCCGTTCTAGCTTAATTGCCGACGATGCGATCGATAATGCAGAACTGTTTAATTGCGGAGCATATCCGATGTTGCGTCCCGGTAGCGGTAAGGTGTACGGGAAATGCTATCGAGTTCCGCTGACTGATTTGGGCGCGATTGATGAATTAGAAGAACATCCCAACTTTTATTATCGCCAGTGGGTACAGTTAGCGAGCGGGCGAGAAACCTGGACTTACTTTGGGCCGGAAAAAGAAGCCCAACAATACCCAAAAATTCCAAGCGGTTCTTGGCAAGATCGTTAG
- a CDS encoding NAD-dependent succinate-semialdehyde dehydrogenase, giving the protein MAIATINPATGETIKTFEALTEAEVKEKIALAQATFENYRKIPLAQRSEWLRTAAEILERDRRQYAELMVLEMGKPIKGAIAEVEKCALVCRYYADNAAEFLADTPVPSDGNSFIRYQPLGIILAVMPWNFPFWQVCRFAAPALMAGNVGLLKHASNVPQCAIALETIFKEAGFPEGAFQTLLVGGDRVEAIVNDDRVMAATLTGSEPAGASLAAAAGKQIKKTVLELGGSDPFIVLESADLEKAATTATAARMLNNGQSCIAAKRFIVVESIADAFEAKIIEKFNALKIGDPMAEDTDIGPLATPSILQEIDENVQKSVAMGAKVLTGGERLQDRPGNYYPPTILAEIPEGSPAEKEEFFGPVASVFRVKNLAEAIARANAIPFGLGASVWTNVAEERDRAIEEIEAGAVFVNGMVKSDPRLPFGGIKRSGYGRELGQPGIREFVNIKTIWIA; this is encoded by the coding sequence ATGGCGATCGCCACCATCAATCCGGCAACGGGGGAAACGATTAAAACTTTTGAGGCATTAACTGAGGCAGAAGTCAAGGAAAAAATTGCCTTAGCGCAAGCGACTTTTGAGAACTATCGCAAAATTCCTTTAGCGCAGCGCAGCGAATGGTTGCGAACCGCCGCCGAGATTTTGGAACGCGATCGCCGTCAATATGCCGAACTGATGGTACTGGAGATGGGCAAACCGATAAAAGGCGCGATCGCAGAAGTCGAAAAATGCGCCCTCGTTTGCCGCTACTACGCCGACAACGCCGCCGAATTCCTCGCCGATACGCCCGTTCCCAGCGACGGAAACAGTTTTATCCGCTACCAACCCTTGGGCATTATCCTCGCGGTTATGCCCTGGAACTTTCCCTTCTGGCAAGTGTGTCGCTTTGCCGCGCCCGCGCTGATGGCGGGGAACGTCGGTTTGTTGAAACACGCTTCTAATGTTCCTCAATGCGCGATCGCCTTAGAAACGATCTTCAAAGAAGCCGGTTTCCCAGAAGGGGCCTTTCAAACCCTATTAGTCGGCGGCGATCGCGTTGAAGCGATCGTTAACGACGATCGCGTTATGGCCGCCACCCTCACCGGAAGCGAACCCGCAGGTGCTAGTTTAGCCGCCGCCGCCGGAAAACAAATCAAAAAAACCGTCCTCGAATTGGGCGGTAGCGATCCCTTCATCGTCTTAGAAAGCGCCGATCTCGAAAAGGCAGCCACCACCGCCACCGCCGCCCGAATGCTCAATAACGGTCAATCTTGCATCGCCGCCAAACGCTTCATCGTTGTCGAAAGTATTGCCGATGCGTTTGAAGCCAAAATTATTGAAAAATTCAACGCCTTAAAAATCGGCGATCCGATGGCAGAAGACACCGATATCGGGCCGCTAGCCACGCCTTCAATTTTGCAGGAAATTGACGAAAATGTGCAAAAAAGCGTGGCAATGGGTGCAAAAGTGCTAACTGGGGGCGAACGACTGCAAGATCGTCCCGGTAACTACTACCCGCCTACGATTCTGGCTGAAATTCCCGAAGGTTCCCCAGCGGAAAAAGAAGAATTTTTCGGCCCGGTTGCTTCGGTGTTTCGGGTGAAAAATCTTGCGGAGGCGATCGCGCGGGCGAATGCCATTCCTTTTGGCTTGGGGGCGAGCGTGTGGACGAACGTTGCCGAAGAACGCGATCGCGCGATCGAAGAAATTGAAGCCGGAGCCGTCTTTGTCAACGGTATGGTTAAATCCGATCCCCGATTGCCCTTTGGCGGCATCAAACGTTCCGGTTACGGACGAGAACTCGGTCAACCAGGGATTCGCGAATTTGTTAACATTAAAACTATCTGGATCGCTTAA
- a CDS encoding acetolactate synthase large subunit yields MGEFNTAELLVQCLENEGVEYVFGLPGEENLHVLEALKESSIQFITTRHEQGAAFMADVYGRLTGKAGVCLSTLGPGATNLMTGVADANLDGAPLVAITGQVGTDRMHIESHQYLDLVAMFAPVTKWNAQIVRPSNTPEIVRKAFKLAQAEKPGAVHIDLPENIAAMPVIGKSLLKNPREKSYASFRSCNAAAELISKAKNPIILVGNGAIRAEASEALTEFATTLHLPVVNTFMGKGVIPYTHPLSLWTVGLQQRDLVTCAFEEADLVIAVGYDLIEYSPKKWNPGGQIQIVHIGVTPAEIDSSYIPAVEVIGDIADSLDEILRRSDRQGKPSPHAVELRAEIREEYERYANDPEFPIKPQKIIYDLRQVMGPEDIVISDVGAHKMWMARHYHCDRPNTCIISNGFAAMGIAIPGALAAKLVNRDRKVVAVTGDGGFMMNAQELETALRVGTPFVTLIFNDNAYGLIEWKQINQFGKTSFCGFSNPDFVKFAESMGLKGYRVESAADLIPVLKEALAQEVPAVIDCPVDYRENLRFSQKAGELSCRI; encoded by the coding sequence ATGGGTGAATTTAATACAGCCGAGTTACTCGTTCAATGCTTAGAAAATGAAGGTGTTGAATATGTTTTTGGACTTCCCGGAGAAGAAAATCTCCACGTTCTCGAAGCCCTAAAAGAATCTTCCATCCAATTCATCACCACCCGTCACGAACAAGGGGCGGCTTTTATGGCTGATGTTTACGGACGCTTAACGGGCAAAGCGGGGGTTTGTTTGTCCACCCTCGGCCCCGGCGCGACTAACTTAATGACTGGGGTAGCTGATGCGAATTTAGACGGCGCGCCCTTAGTGGCGATTACCGGGCAGGTTGGAACCGACCGAATGCACATTGAATCCCACCAATATTTAGATTTAGTGGCGATGTTCGCTCCCGTCACCAAATGGAACGCGCAAATCGTCCGTCCCAGCAATACGCCCGAAATCGTGCGAAAAGCCTTTAAACTCGCTCAAGCCGAAAAACCCGGGGCCGTGCATATCGATTTGCCCGAGAATATTGCGGCGATGCCAGTAATTGGGAAAAGTTTGCTCAAAAATCCCCGCGAAAAAAGCTATGCTTCATTTCGCAGTTGCAATGCGGCTGCCGAACTGATCTCTAAAGCCAAAAATCCCATTATTTTAGTCGGGAATGGGGCGATTCGAGCCGAAGCGAGCGAAGCGTTGACTGAATTTGCAACGACCTTGCACCTGCCCGTTGTCAATACATTTATGGGGAAAGGGGTAATTCCGTACACGCATCCGCTGTCGTTGTGGACGGTGGGGTTACAGCAGCGAGATCTCGTAACTTGTGCGTTTGAGGAAGCCGATCTCGTTATCGCAGTCGGCTACGATTTAATTGAATATTCCCCGAAAAAATGGAATCCCGGGGGTCAAATTCAGATCGTGCATATTGGGGTCACTCCAGCAGAGATTGACAGCAGTTACATTCCAGCGGTGGAAGTCATCGGCGACATTGCCGACTCCCTGGATGAAATTTTAAGGCGGAGCGATCGCCAGGGCAAACCGAGTCCTCACGCCGTCGAACTGCGTGCCGAAATTCGTGAAGAATACGAACGGTACGCCAACGACCCAGAATTTCCGATTAAACCGCAGAAAATTATTTACGACTTGCGGCAAGTGATGGGGCCGGAGGATATTGTCATTTCCGATGTCGGCGCGCATAAAATGTGGATGGCGCGTCACTATCACTGCGATCGCCCCAATACCTGTATTATTTCTAACGGGTTTGCGGCGATGGGTATTGCCATTCCCGGCGCGCTAGCGGCAAAATTGGTGAATCGCGATCGCAAAGTCGTCGCTGTAACGGGCGATGGTGGATTTATGATGAATGCCCAGGAATTAGAAACAGCGTTGCGCGTCGGTACGCCCTTTGTAACGCTAATTTTTAACGATAATGCCTATGGATTGATCGAATGGAAACAAATCAATCAATTCGGCAAAACTTCGTTCTGCGGCTTCAGCAATCCCGACTTTGTAAAATTTGCCGAAAGCATGGGGTTAAAAGGCTACCGCGTCGAGTCGGCAGCAGATTTAATCCCCGTCTTGAAAGAAGCGTTAGCTCAAGAAGTTCCAGCGGTCATCGACTGTCCCGTCGATTATCGCGAAAACTTGCGCTTCTCCCAAAAGGCAGGAGAATTGAGTTGCCGGATCTAA
- a CDS encoding adenylate/guanylate cyclase domain-containing protein, with protein sequence MKQDRVDEPRVDIIAVDDNPVNLRVLDGMLVQRGYKVRSVTNGAIAIQAAKAKPPDLILLDIMMPELDGYEVCKQLQADERTREIPVIFISALNDAVDKVKAFQVGGADYISKPFQMEEVIARIDNQLKLRSLSKQLSEQNAQLQQEIQERQRAEEETQLLLTVTQEISSTPDFESALAVALERVCQVSGWSYGEAWIPSLDGTALECSPAWYCNATELEGEMQQALARFRYRRQKQVRKPHEGIIGRVWAGGEPEYVENIAREGKNHYLRAREAQLCGIKSALAVPIVVPPIVTQKYYEPGRVLAVLVFFLLESSARFSIQENERLAELISSVATQLGKVMQQKQTEAELRGLFSAMDDSIRVYDKNGRCLKTVTSGRNAAKSNNPEALASSELEHLSPETAAMELEAIARSLATQTTQTIEYSILVNNRPTWFSAKISPLSDKTAIFVARDITARKQAEDEVRLLLDIGRAISAAPDFDSALAVTLSQVCQTTGWVYGEAWVPAADGTAIECSSSWYRPPVGIDPTLASNLDRFRNYSEVLTFVRHQGLPGQIWIAGTPQWMTDFSTADDAFLRLELARECGLQSAFGVPISVSSDWQLESKSSQDENLAANAQKEALFASLSSRGSSALVLAVLIFFTVESRPQDERMSQLVAAIAAQLGTVLQQKKAEAELRALFAAMTDVVLVRDASGCCLKVAPTNSPNWYKKPEALLGRMLHEDLPLEQADLILSSIKSSLSTRKTLNIEYSLPIGGQEVWLAETISPMTDDTAILVARDITNRKQTEEALRLGEERLQLALEGSALGIWDWHVANNQIYLSPEWKAILGYEVDEIDDSISFWEQLVHPDDFPAVWEALGSHLDAEIPIFQEEFRMKAKSGEWRWILSHGKVFERDRAGKPLRMTGTHKDVTERKQVEQAIQERAQSDRLLGQISRTFIDRDVNAAIQFALAALGGHTDADRSYVMRYSDDRTVLTNTHEWCRAGVRSLKAELQNVPLAPCQGLYAPLLNGEVVQIPSIADLPPEAAAECQILHRNAVQSLINVPMVYLGKVVGCIGLESARSHRVWTKEEIRLLTLVSETIAIGFAQAEAESKRQQAEAAMRLAKQQSERLLLNILPRSIADQLKQATGAIAQQFDDVAILFADIVGFTPLSAQMSPIQLVNLLNGVFSAFDKLADRYGLEKIKTIGDAYMVVSGLPRPQEKAAEANPRRIAEMALAMQEVMQDFHTESGELLQLRIGINLGSVVAGVIGIKKFSYDLWGDAVNVASRMESQGKPGRIQVTAELYERLKDRFIFIKRGEIEVKGRGEMTTYWLTGKREPPDPSQR encoded by the coding sequence ATGAAGCAAGATCGAGTGGACGAACCGAGAGTAGATATTATCGCAGTTGACGATAACCCCGTCAATCTGCGCGTTTTAGATGGAATGCTCGTCCAGCGCGGTTATAAAGTTCGCAGCGTCACCAACGGCGCGATCGCGATTCAAGCAGCCAAAGCCAAACCGCCGGACTTGATCTTGCTCGACATTATGATGCCAGAGCTAGATGGCTACGAAGTTTGCAAGCAACTGCAAGCCGACGAACGCACCCGCGAAATCCCGGTGATTTTCATCAGCGCCCTCAATGATGCGGTCGATAAAGTCAAAGCCTTTCAAGTGGGAGGGGCCGACTATATTTCCAAACCCTTCCAGATGGAAGAAGTCATCGCCCGCATCGACAACCAACTCAAGTTGCGATCGCTCTCCAAACAACTAAGCGAACAAAACGCCCAACTCCAGCAGGAAATCCAAGAACGCCAGCGCGCCGAAGAAGAGACTCAGCTTTTATTAACCGTTACCCAAGAAATTAGCAGCACGCCCGACTTCGAGAGCGCTCTAGCCGTCGCTCTAGAGCGAGTCTGTCAGGTAAGCGGCTGGAGTTACGGCGAAGCCTGGATCCCCAGTCTTGATGGCACTGCCCTTGAATGCAGTCCAGCTTGGTACTGCAATGCTACAGAACTCGAAGGAGAAATGCAGCAAGCGCTCGCGCGCTTCCGCTACCGCCGCCAGAAACAAGTCCGCAAACCCCACGAAGGCATCATCGGGCGAGTTTGGGCGGGCGGCGAACCCGAGTATGTTGAAAACATTGCCCGAGAAGGTAAAAACCACTACCTGCGCGCTCGCGAAGCGCAACTGTGCGGGATTAAATCCGCCCTCGCCGTCCCCATTGTCGTCCCCCCCATCGTCACTCAGAAATATTACGAACCCGGGCGGGTTCTCGCGGTTCTCGTGTTTTTTTTGCTGGAGTCCTCCGCTCGTTTCTCGATTCAAGAAAACGAACGCTTGGCTGAATTAATTTCCTCAGTGGCGACGCAATTGGGCAAAGTCATGCAGCAAAAGCAGACCGAAGCCGAACTGCGCGGGTTGTTTTCAGCAATGGACGACTCGATTCGAGTCTACGATAAAAACGGTAGATGCTTAAAAACCGTTACTAGCGGTCGCAACGCTGCCAAGAGCAACAACCCAGAAGCGTTAGCCAGCAGCGAGTTAGAACATCTTTCTCCCGAAACGGCGGCGATGGAACTCGAAGCGATCGCGCGATCGCTCGCCACCCAAACGACTCAAACCATTGAATATAGCATCCTCGTCAACAACCGCCCGACCTGGTTCTCCGCGAAAATTTCCCCCCTCTCCGACAAAACCGCTATCTTCGTCGCCCGCGATATCACCGCCCGCAAGCAAGCCGAAGATGAAGTGCGCCTACTGCTCGATATCGGCCGCGCCATTAGCGCCGCCCCCGACTTCGACAGCGCTCTGGCCGTTACCCTCAGCCAAGTCTGTCAGACCACCGGCTGGGTCTACGGCGAAGCCTGGGTTCCCGCCGCCGACGGAACCGCGATCGAGTGCAGTTCCAGTTGGTATCGTCCGCCCGTCGGCATCGATCCGACCTTAGCCAGCAACCTCGATCGCTTCCGCAACTACAGCGAAGTCCTGACTTTCGTGCGCCATCAAGGACTGCCGGGGCAAATCTGGATTGCGGGAACCCCCCAATGGATGACCGATTTCAGCACGGCGGACGATGCCTTTTTGCGGCTGGAACTCGCTAGGGAGTGCGGGTTGCAATCGGCTTTCGGCGTGCCGATCTCAGTCAGCAGCGATTGGCAGTTGGAGTCTAAAAGTTCCCAAGATGAGAATCTCGCAGCTAATGCGCAGAAGGAAGCGCTGTTTGCCTCCCTATCCTCGCGCGGTTCGAGCGCTTTAGTGCTGGCCGTGCTGATCTTTTTTACCGTCGAATCGCGTCCCCAAGACGAGCGTATGAGTCAGTTGGTCGCTGCGATCGCCGCGCAACTGGGAACGGTGCTGCAACAGAAAAAAGCCGAAGCCGAATTGCGGGCGCTGTTTGCAGCGATGACTGATGTCGTATTGGTGCGAGACGCTTCGGGCTGTTGTCTTAAGGTTGCGCCGACTAATTCGCCGAATTGGTACAAAAAGCCGGAAGCCCTACTGGGACGAATGCTACATGAAGACTTGCCCTTGGAGCAAGCCGATTTGATTTTGAGCAGCATTAAGAGTAGTCTCTCGACTCGCAAAACGCTGAATATCGAATACAGTTTGCCCATTGGGGGGCAAGAGGTTTGGCTAGCAGAGACAATTTCCCCCATGACCGACGATACGGCAATCTTGGTGGCGCGAGATATTACCAATCGCAAGCAAACGGAAGAAGCTTTGCGCTTGGGAGAGGAACGCTTGCAACTTGCCCTTGAAGGCAGCGCCTTGGGGATTTGGGACTGGCACGTCGCCAACAATCAGATTTATTTAAGTCCGGAATGGAAGGCGATTCTCGGCTACGAGGTTGATGAGATTGATGACAGCATCTCGTTTTGGGAACAACTCGTTCATCCCGATGATTTTCCGGCGGTTTGGGAAGCCTTGGGCAGTCACTTGGATGCTGAAATCCCGATATTTCAAGAAGAATTCCGCATGAAGGCGAAATCGGGAGAGTGGCGCTGGATTTTGTCCCACGGGAAGGTGTTCGAGCGCGATCGCGCCGGGAAACCCCTGCGGATGACGGGAACCCACAAGGATGTGACCGAACGCAAGCAAGTCGAACAGGCGATTCAGGAACGGGCGCAGAGCGATCGCCTTTTGGGGCAGATTTCGCGGACGTTTATCGATCGCGATGTTAATGCTGCCATTCAATTCGCCTTGGCTGCCCTCGGAGGTCATACTGATGCCGATCGCAGCTATGTGATGCGCTACTCCGACGATCGCACGGTACTGACCAATACTCACGAATGGTGTCGGGCGGGGGTGCGATCGCTCAAAGCCGAACTGCAAAACGTACCCCTCGCCCCCTGTCAGGGGTTGTATGCACCTCTGTTGAATGGCGAAGTCGTACAAATCCCCTCGATCGCCGATCTACCCCCAGAAGCGGCGGCTGAATGCCAAATCCTCCACCGGAACGCCGTCCAATCGTTGATTAACGTGCCGATGGTGTATTTGGGGAAAGTGGTCGGCTGTATCGGTTTGGAGAGCGCACGATCGCACCGCGTTTGGACAAAAGAAGAAATTCGCCTGCTGACGCTGGTGAGCGAAACGATCGCGATCGGTTTTGCCCAAGCCGAAGCCGAGAGCAAGCGCCAACAAGCTGAAGCTGCCATGCGCCTCGCTAAACAACAGTCCGAGCGCCTACTGCTCAACATTTTACCGCGCAGCATTGCCGACCAGTTGAAGCAAGCAACCGGCGCGATCGCCCAACAATTCGATGATGTCGCCATCCTCTTTGCCGATATTGTCGGTTTTACCCCCCTTTCGGCGCAAATGTCCCCCATCCAGTTAGTAAATTTGCTTAACGGTGTATTCTCCGCCTTCGATAAGTTAGCCGACCGCTACGGCTTAGAGAAAATTAAGACCATTGGCGATGCTTACATGGTTGTTAGTGGCTTGCCGCGACCTCAAGAGAAGGCAGCAGAAGCCAACCCTCGCCGGATTGCGGAAATGGCCCTCGCCATGCAAGAAGTGATGCAAGACTTCCATACCGAAAGCGGCGAATTGCTTCAGTTGCGAATCGGGATTAACCTCGGTTCGGTTGTTGCAGGCGTGATTGGCATTAAAAAATTTAGTTACGATCTCTGGGGTGATGCCGTTAACGTCGCCTCGAGAATGGAATCTCAGGGAAAACCCGGAAGAATTCAAGTTACGGCGGAACTTTACGAACGTTTAAAGGATCGATTTATCTTTATCAAACGCGGCGAGATTGAAGTCAAAGGGCGCGGCGAAATGACCACCTATTGGCTGACCGGAAAACGCGAACCGCCCGATCCCTCTCAAAGGTGA
- a CDS encoding Npun_R2479 family HD domain-containing metalloprotein, with translation MFLSTNLLIERVIQQLTDGYRRTYGGLKSEYSEIIAWAAGMALENIANSDALYHNVEHTIFVTLVGQEILRGRHIQEGGVSCEDWLHFQISLLCHDIGYVRGVCRADRPDDNLYATGVGLEMMSPPPGASDACMAAYHVDRGKLFAQERFGGHKLIDAEILKENIELTRFPVPSDADHKVTDNYAGLVRAADLIGQLSDPRYLQKIPALFYEFEEMGTNKVLKYQTPGDLRAKYPSFYWNAVYPYLPTGLKYLNLTQSGKQILANLYATVFRVEHEEAELTISSVA, from the coding sequence ATGTTTCTTTCGACCAACCTACTAATCGAGCGCGTTATCCAACAACTAACCGACGGTTATCGACGAACCTACGGAGGTTTGAAGTCCGAGTATTCAGAAATTATTGCTTGGGCTGCGGGCATGGCCTTGGAAAATATTGCGAATAGCGATGCCCTGTATCACAACGTCGAACATACAATTTTCGTTACCCTCGTCGGGCAGGAAATTTTGCGCGGACGGCACATTCAAGAAGGCGGCGTAAGTTGCGAAGATTGGCTCCATTTCCAAATCTCCCTCCTCTGCCACGATATCGGTTACGTGCGAGGCGTGTGTCGTGCCGATCGCCCCGATGATAACCTCTATGCTACCGGAGTTGGGCTAGAAATGATGTCTCCGCCCCCAGGAGCTAGCGATGCTTGCATGGCAGCCTATCACGTCGATCGCGGCAAACTTTTTGCCCAAGAACGCTTCGGCGGTCACAAATTGATTGATGCCGAAATCTTAAAAGAAAATATCGAGCTAACTCGTTTTCCCGTTCCCAGCGACGCAGATCATAAAGTAACCGATAATTACGCCGGTTTAGTTCGTGCCGCAGATTTAATCGGACAACTCAGCGATCCCCGTTATTTACAGAAAATTCCGGCACTGTTCTACGAGTTTGAAGAAATGGGAACCAATAAAGTTTTAAAATATCAAACGCCGGGAGATTTGCGCGCCAAATACCCGAGTTTTTATTGGAATGCCGTTTATCCCTACCTCCCCACCGGCCTGAAATATTTAAACCTGACTCAATCGGGCAAACAGATTCTTGCTAATCTCTATGCCACGGTTTTCCGCGTCGAACACGAAGAAGCAGAATTGACGATTTCTTCGGTTGCTTAA